Proteins found in one bacterium genomic segment:
- a CDS encoding (2Fe-2S)-binding protein: MTTLQVNGRAQQLDVDPSTPVLWALRDSLGLTGTKFG, translated from the coding sequence ATGACCACCTTGCAAGTCAACGGCCGCGCACAGCAGCTGGACGTCGATCCCTCCACGCCCGTGCTCTGGGCGCTGCGCGATTCGCTGGGCCTGACCGGCACCAAGTTCGGCTG
- a CDS encoding AraC family transcriptional regulator, translating to MPDSSSTPPAPGARASIVRRLLERAIDSSPHMPPEIPGLMLIRIDQPFLNTCSVYEPCVAVIVQGSKRITLGDETLCYGEDRYLITSMDLPVRSAVVEASAERPYLGVALRLDWREIASLMLESPAAPAGTVARDSRAMTTGAITAPLLEAFDRLLALLDQPEHIPALAPLIKREIHYRLLTGEAGARLRQIATVDTQSHQVARAIASLNARFTEPLRVETLARESGMSLSTFHHHFKTLTAMSPLQYQKQLRLTEARRLMLSEGMDASTSAFRVGYESPSQFSREYRRMFGAPPSKDVADFRWQEPITA from the coding sequence ATGCCCGATTCTTCCTCCACCCCACCCGCGCCCGGCGCGCGCGCGTCCATCGTCCGGCGCTTGCTGGAGCGGGCGATCGACAGCTCGCCGCACATGCCGCCCGAGATTCCGGGACTGATGCTGATCCGCATCGACCAGCCCTTCCTGAACACCTGCAGCGTCTACGAACCCTGCGTGGCCGTGATCGTGCAGGGCAGCAAGCGGATCACGCTGGGCGACGAGACCCTGTGCTACGGCGAGGATCGCTACCTGATCACGTCGATGGACCTGCCGGTGAGGTCGGCGGTGGTCGAGGCCAGCGCCGAGCGGCCTTACCTCGGCGTGGCCCTACGCCTGGACTGGCGCGAGATCGCCTCGCTGATGCTGGAGTCGCCCGCGGCACCCGCAGGGACCGTGGCCCGCGACAGCCGCGCCATGACCACCGGCGCCATCACCGCGCCCCTGCTCGAAGCCTTTGACCGCCTGCTCGCCCTGCTGGACCAGCCCGAGCACATCCCGGCGCTGGCGCCGCTCATCAAGCGCGAAATCCACTACCGCCTGCTCACGGGCGAGGCTGGCGCTCGCCTGCGCCAGATCGCCACCGTCGACACCCAGAGCCACCAGGTCGCGCGCGCCATCGCCAGCCTCAACGCCCGCTTCACCGAGCCGCTGCGGGTCGAGACACTGGCCCGTGAATCGGGCATGAGCCTCTCCACCTTCCACCACCACTTCAAGACCCTGACGGCCATGAGCCCGCTGCAGTACCAGAAGCAGCTGCGCCTGACCGAGGCGCGCCGCCTCATGCTCTCCGAAGGCATGGACGCCTCCACCTCGGCGTTTCGCGTCGGCTACGAAAGCCCGTCGCAGTTCAGCCGCGAGTACCGGCGCATGTTCGGCGCGCCGCCGTCGAAAGACGTGGCCGACTTCCGCTGGCAGGAGCCAATAACGGCTTGA